The Fulvivirga ligni genome window below encodes:
- a CDS encoding RNA polymerase sigma factor, translated as MTSYTEQEIVELCLKNDRRGQKLLFDKYAKAMFNLSYRISNDYDLASDILQEGFIEVFRSLKGFRAESTLGSWIKTIMVRTTLRRVKKENNFDTLDVKIHDKVIEWQNHLDYQDLENAIRSLPYGYRAVFLLVEKEGYKHKEVAEMLGISEGTSKSQLWNAKKLLQKKLKVYRYERN; from the coding sequence TTGACTAGTTATACAGAACAAGAGATAGTTGAACTCTGCCTGAAGAATGACAGAAGGGGCCAAAAGCTGCTTTTTGATAAATACGCAAAGGCTATGTTCAATTTATCTTACAGGATTTCAAATGATTATGACCTGGCCAGCGACATTTTGCAGGAGGGTTTCATCGAGGTTTTCAGAAGCCTTAAAGGGTTTAGAGCTGAATCTACCTTAGGATCATGGATAAAGACTATCATGGTAAGGACTACACTGAGAAGGGTGAAGAAAGAAAATAACTTCGATACCCTGGATGTGAAAATACATGATAAGGTGATAGAGTGGCAGAATCATTTGGACTATCAGGATTTGGAAAATGCCATCAGATCATTGCCTTATGGTTATAGGGCTGTATTTCTACTGGTAGAAAAAGAGGGGTACAAGCATAAAGAGGTGGCAGAGATGCTGGGAATATCAGAAGGTACTTCCAAGTCGCAACTATGGAACGCTAAGAAATTACTTCAGAAAAAATTGAAAGTGTACAGGTATGAAAGAAATTAA
- a CDS encoding gluconokinase, which translates to MVIIVMGVTGSGKSTIAKLVSKETGIPYYDADDFHSTENIKKMSNGIPLTDEDRQQWLVKLSEQIPQWQQKDGAVLACSALKEKYRQTLQSHSDQSIKWVYLDVPREVIKDRVTSRKGHFMPKELVTSQFKALEPPTYGITVDGTLTPQEITSEVLHKLDD; encoded by the coding sequence ATGGTAATAATTGTAATGGGAGTAACAGGCAGCGGAAAGTCTACTATAGCTAAGCTGGTGAGCAAGGAAACAGGGATTCCATATTATGACGCAGATGATTTTCATTCTACCGAGAACATCAAAAAAATGTCTAATGGCATACCTTTAACTGATGAGGACAGACAGCAGTGGCTGGTGAAACTTTCAGAGCAAATTCCTCAGTGGCAACAGAAAGATGGGGCAGTTTTGGCGTGCAGTGCACTCAAGGAAAAGTACAGACAGACATTACAAAGCCATTCTGACCAAAGCATAAAATGGGTTTACCTTGATGTACCCAGAGAAGTGATAAAGGACCGGGTAACGAGCAGAAAAGGACACTTTATGCCTAAAGAACTTGTAACTTCTCAGTTTAAAGCTTTAGAGCCGCCTACCTATGGCATTACTGTAGACGGCACTTTAACACCGCAGGAAATCACCTCTGAGGTGTTGCATAAACTAGATGATTAA
- a CDS encoding GntP family permease: MINYQLILAAGAGIFILLILIMKVRIQAFLALLITSLVVGILAGLPPIDLVKSVQNGMAGTLGFVATVVGLGSIFGALLEHSGGAQALANYMLRKFGVKNASWSMVITGFLVAIPVFFDVAFIILVPLVYALKKQSGKSILLYGIPLLAGLAITHAFIPPTPGPVAVADIVGADLGWVILFGFITGIPAAIVSGPLFARFIAKRIDATPPELTEAQQTTLSTTPFAIISIISIPILLILINTFANSPLLANYIPNNLRSWLGFLGHPFTALIIANLVTWYFLGIRKGQTTQTLMDISTKSLAPAGVIILITGAGGAFKQVLIDTGIGEMIANSMQSMDVPLLVFGFLIAAIVRILQGSSTVAMITAAGMSAPLIAAFGPGEMQKALLVISIASGATILSHLNDSGFWLVSRYFGLTENQTLKSWTVMTTLIALVGLAAALTINLVLP; this comes from the coding sequence ATGATTAACTATCAACTGATACTGGCCGCTGGTGCCGGAATATTTATCTTACTCATCCTCATTATGAAGGTGAGAATACAAGCCTTTCTGGCTTTATTAATTACCAGCCTTGTGGTGGGTATATTGGCGGGACTGCCTCCTATTGATCTTGTTAAGAGCGTACAAAATGGCATGGCTGGCACGCTTGGATTTGTGGCCACAGTGGTCGGGTTAGGATCTATTTTCGGAGCCCTTTTGGAGCACTCTGGAGGTGCTCAGGCATTGGCCAATTATATGCTTCGCAAGTTTGGAGTTAAAAATGCAAGCTGGTCAATGGTAATTACCGGATTTCTAGTAGCCATACCCGTATTCTTTGATGTAGCGTTTATCATTTTGGTACCTTTAGTTTATGCCTTAAAAAAGCAATCAGGGAAATCTATTCTTCTATATGGCATCCCGCTATTGGCTGGGTTGGCCATCACGCATGCATTTATTCCTCCTACTCCTGGCCCTGTAGCAGTAGCAGATATAGTAGGTGCGGATTTGGGTTGGGTTATACTATTCGGTTTTATCACCGGTATACCTGCAGCAATAGTAAGCGGGCCGCTCTTTGCTCGATTTATAGCTAAGAGAATAGATGCTACTCCTCCCGAACTTACGGAAGCACAGCAAACAACCCTCAGCACTACTCCTTTTGCCATTATTTCAATCATAAGCATACCCATTCTACTTATTCTTATCAACACATTTGCTAATAGCCCTTTATTGGCCAATTATATTCCCAATAACTTAAGAAGCTGGTTAGGATTCTTAGGACACCCATTTACTGCCCTGATCATTGCCAACTTGGTAACCTGGTATTTTTTAGGGATAAGAAAAGGACAGACAACCCAGACTTTAATGGATATTAGTACCAAATCACTGGCGCCGGCCGGAGTCATCATATTGATTACCGGAGCCGGAGGAGCTTTCAAGCAAGTGCTTATAGACACTGGTATAGGAGAAATGATCGCCAACAGTATGCAATCCATGGATGTACCTCTTTTAGTATTTGGTTTTCTAATAGCAGCTATTGTGCGAATCCTACAGGGATCATCTACCGTGGCGATGATTACAGCTGCTGGCATGAGCGCACCGTTGATCGCAGCCTTCGGGCCAGGTGAGATGCAAAAAGCGCTGCTTGTTATAAGTATTGCCAGTGGAGCCACTATCTTATCTCACCTCAATGACAGCGGCTTTTGGCTGGTGAGCAGATATTTTGGCCTTACTGAAAATCAAACGCTAAAATCATGGACCGTGATGACTACGCTCATTGCTTTAGTAGGGCTGGCTGCTGCTTTAACTATAAATTTAGTTTTACCATAA
- a CDS encoding carboxypeptidase-like regulatory domain-containing protein codes for MKPLLTVFLISLSTIVLAQQTAIDSKIIDQETLYPVPYATVQIKNFLTGTVANENGDFSFMADQADSIKISCIGYESLILAVSDIADSISLQPKAIILSDVYVFDKMPNAKNIVRKAFKSIKKNFISDPFTMKTFYRHYCKDDSIYGRLIEAAVDVYKPKGYKKTSDFEELNRDKRKLHQLRRSFDQSALAQFNHVPIAYDRVLSYDLAAYQDMDDEEHFLPIFGSQSNLKRKMKEYSFKLKGISNYDGHEVYVIDYTSKKWEETLSTGIKLNVTHKGQLHIRSDNYAFIKSETFLEVQNFQTIKTTVTYQESNGQYYLAHAVYEQQSHGRKTIPPHNAHIEILVNQVKLGKDKAFKDEPMTEKVLAETRYDPQFWKNYTVIVENPLEKRIREHLERNETLTEQYVEKAEKEGKSWEMLANDQKALEDIINNPNGKIYYIDFWASWCAPCISEFIKSNKTVEKYKLEGVEFLYVSIDAGSDNWSIMKERYGLSNEKHLRIGNEEEIIKKYEATSIPHYIMVLPNGSLLKDAPRPSSIEFVELIEREIRKWNKSN; via the coding sequence ATGAAACCTTTACTTACTGTCTTCCTTATCTCCCTTAGCACTATTGTTTTGGCACAACAAACTGCTATTGATAGTAAAATTATTGATCAGGAAACGCTTTATCCTGTCCCTTATGCCACCGTCCAAATCAAAAATTTCCTTACCGGTACTGTGGCCAATGAAAATGGTGACTTCAGCTTTATGGCAGATCAGGCCGATTCTATTAAAATATCATGTATTGGTTATGAATCATTGATTCTGGCTGTTTCAGATATTGCTGACTCTATATCACTTCAACCCAAGGCCATTATATTGAGTGACGTTTATGTATTCGATAAGATGCCTAACGCAAAAAACATCGTTAGAAAAGCTTTTAAATCCATAAAGAAGAATTTTATCAGCGATCCTTTTACAATGAAGACTTTCTATAGACATTACTGCAAAGACGACTCTATTTATGGACGGCTGATAGAAGCAGCTGTGGACGTTTACAAACCTAAAGGCTATAAAAAAACTTCTGACTTTGAGGAGCTTAATAGAGACAAGCGAAAGCTTCACCAGCTACGCCGAAGCTTTGATCAAAGTGCTTTAGCACAATTTAACCATGTACCCATTGCTTATGACAGAGTGCTATCTTATGATCTGGCTGCTTATCAGGATATGGATGATGAAGAACATTTTCTACCAATTTTCGGCTCACAGAGTAACTTAAAAAGAAAAATGAAGGAGTACTCTTTCAAGCTTAAAGGCATAAGTAATTATGACGGACATGAAGTATATGTGATTGATTATACTTCCAAAAAGTGGGAAGAAACACTTTCAACAGGAATAAAACTCAATGTTACGCATAAAGGCCAACTTCACATTAGATCAGACAATTACGCCTTTATAAAATCAGAAACGTTCTTGGAGGTGCAAAACTTTCAGACTATAAAAACCACTGTTACCTACCAGGAAAGCAACGGTCAATATTACCTGGCTCACGCTGTGTATGAGCAGCAATCACACGGTAGAAAAACCATTCCACCACACAATGCCCACATTGAAATACTTGTGAACCAGGTGAAGCTCGGTAAGGATAAAGCCTTCAAAGATGAACCCATGACTGAAAAAGTTCTAGCCGAAACAAGATACGATCCTCAGTTTTGGAAGAACTACACAGTGATAGTAGAGAATCCGCTTGAGAAACGTATACGAGAACACCTGGAAAGAAACGAAACACTTACCGAACAATATGTAGAAAAAGCTGAAAAGGAAGGTAAATCCTGGGAAATGCTAGCCAACGATCAAAAGGCACTTGAAGACATCATTAATAACCCCAATGGCAAAATTTATTATATAGATTTTTGGGCATCATGGTGTGCTCCATGTATTTCTGAGTTCATCAAATCTAATAAGACGGTAGAGAAATACAAGTTAGAGGGAGTAGAGTTTCTTTATGTTTCTATTGACGCCGGCAGTGATAATTGGTCCATCATGAAGGAGCGCTATGGATTATCTAATGAAAAGCATCTAAGAATAGGTAATGAAGAAGAGATTATAAAAAAATATGAAGCGACGAGCATACCGCATTATATCATGGTCTTACCCAACGGAAGTTTACTAAAAGATGCACCCCGCCCTAGCAGTATTGAATTTGTAGAACTAATTGAGCGAGAAATTAGGAAGTGGAATAAGAGTAATTAG
- a CDS encoding LysR family transcriptional regulator: MEVRHLRLIKEVADKGSLSKAKDSLFLSQSALSHQLREVESKLGAPVFHRVNKKLVLTGAGKILLEYAEKILTELESAEIAVKKYVGGDKGTLRVGTECYTTYHWLPGLMMSFQKEFPNVEIEICPEANGERCQQLLEGKLDLAIVSGEVNNANLEMTELFSDELLCLVPVNHPFAKKKYLVAEDFRDEKLIIHSLPLETVTLFNRVLIPEGVQPQRVTPIQVTEAAIEMIKAGMGIKVAAKWIIEPYLHDDKLTVVPVTKNGLYRTWYAATLKQEDTPQYVANFIHQLRCHVAGICG; this comes from the coding sequence ATGGAAGTTCGCCATCTACGTTTGATAAAAGAAGTTGCTGATAAAGGAAGCTTATCTAAAGCCAAGGATAGTTTGTTTTTATCACAGTCTGCGCTGAGCCATCAGTTACGCGAAGTAGAAAGTAAGTTAGGAGCCCCTGTTTTTCATCGTGTGAATAAGAAACTGGTGCTAACTGGCGCTGGAAAAATCTTATTAGAGTATGCAGAGAAGATTCTAACCGAGCTTGAAAGTGCTGAAATAGCAGTAAAGAAATATGTAGGGGGCGACAAAGGCACCCTTCGGGTAGGTACAGAATGTTACACTACCTACCACTGGCTGCCAGGGCTAATGATGTCTTTTCAAAAGGAATTCCCCAATGTGGAAATAGAAATATGCCCCGAAGCTAATGGTGAACGATGTCAGCAACTACTGGAAGGTAAGCTGGACTTGGCCATTGTTAGTGGCGAGGTAAACAATGCTAACCTGGAAATGACTGAGCTCTTCAGTGATGAATTGTTATGTTTAGTGCCTGTAAATCACCCATTTGCCAAGAAAAAATATCTTGTGGCTGAGGATTTCAGAGATGAGAAACTGATCATTCATTCATTGCCATTAGAAACTGTTACACTCTTTAACAGAGTTCTGATTCCGGAAGGCGTTCAACCCCAAAGAGTAACTCCCATCCAGGTAACTGAAGCGGCCATAGAAATGATTAAAGCAGGCATGGGTATTAAAGTAGCAGCCAAATGGATCATTGAGCCGTACCTGCATGACGATAAACTGACCGTAGTTCCAGTTACAAAAAATGGCCTTTATAGAACCTGGTACGCTGCTACTTTAAAGCAAGAAGATACCCCGCAGTACGTAGCTAATTTCATACATCAGCTGAGATGTCATGTAGCAGGGATTTGTGGTTAG
- a CDS encoding DMT family transporter → MKASTRNFLLLLILASLWGPSFLFIKVAVREISPIHLATLRIAVAAIAINIFLKISGKPFKKDLKFWRDVTISGVFSLSLPFMLISWGEVYIDSALASILNGLTPLFTIIMANFLISDDKMTRPKLIGTIIGFAGLFVLVSPHLNSEMKASSMGIAAVVLAACSYGVGMVYARLKLKGTPPLHAPASQLLTASIYMIPIALFTDGVPAFADISFNAIGSVLILALFGTALAYIIFFKILEKASASYLSYVTYLIPIYGVILGVAFLNESISTETVIGAGIILTGLMIANKTIKITFKKPSFNSSSSES, encoded by the coding sequence ATGAAAGCATCTACCAGAAACTTCTTACTACTACTTATTCTAGCTTCATTATGGGGCCCTTCTTTCTTATTTATTAAAGTAGCAGTAAGAGAAATCTCCCCTATTCACCTGGCCACTTTAAGGATCGCTGTAGCCGCTATTGCTATTAATATATTCTTAAAGATATCAGGAAAGCCTTTCAAAAAGGATCTGAAATTTTGGAGAGATGTGACCATTTCTGGTGTATTTTCCCTTTCATTACCCTTTATGCTCATCTCTTGGGGCGAAGTGTATATAGATAGTGCCTTAGCGTCTATTTTAAATGGCCTTACACCATTATTTACCATCATCATGGCTAATTTTTTAATCTCTGATGATAAAATGACCAGGCCAAAACTCATAGGAACCATAATAGGCTTCGCCGGTCTGTTTGTACTGGTATCGCCACATTTGAATTCGGAAATGAAAGCATCCAGCATGGGGATAGCTGCTGTAGTGCTTGCTGCCTGTAGTTATGGAGTAGGTATGGTGTATGCACGACTAAAACTTAAAGGTACTCCTCCATTACATGCACCAGCCAGTCAGCTGTTAACGGCTTCTATTTATATGATTCCAATTGCGCTTTTCACAGATGGTGTGCCTGCGTTCGCAGATATTTCATTTAACGCCATTGGATCGGTGCTTATTTTAGCCTTATTCGGCACAGCTTTAGCTTATATCATTTTCTTTAAGATTTTAGAAAAAGCCAGCGCTTCATACCTTTCTTATGTCACTTATTTGATCCCGATTTATGGAGTAATTCTGGGTGTAGCTTTTCTTAATGAAAGCATATCTACCGAAACAGTAATTGGTGCCGGAATTATTCTCACCGGGCTTATGATTGCTAACAAAACCATAAAAATAACCTTCAAAAAACCCTCTTTTAACAGCTCTTCCTCAGAAAGTTGA
- a CDS encoding RNA polymerase sigma factor produces the protein MKLKIYRSKEDTLVRECRKQDSQAQREVYNRYASTMLGVCVRYIKEPDQAEDVMINGFVKVFEKIDQFKGDGSFEGWIRRIMVNDSLTYLRQNKSMYLEVDIEKADHEPDYSQMDSHLEAEDLLQLIQELPTGYRTVFNLYAVEGYSHKEIADQLGISENTSKSQLSRARSMLQKQLLAAEQMVNKKINEI, from the coding sequence ATGAAACTGAAAATTTACCGATCAAAGGAAGATACTTTAGTCCGTGAATGCAGAAAGCAGGACAGCCAGGCCCAGCGTGAAGTATACAATCGCTATGCTTCTACTATGCTCGGGGTTTGTGTCCGCTATATCAAGGAACCGGACCAGGCCGAAGATGTAATGATCAACGGCTTTGTAAAAGTATTTGAAAAGATCGATCAGTTTAAAGGCGACGGCAGCTTTGAAGGCTGGATTCGCAGGATCATGGTAAACGATTCACTGACCTACCTCAGGCAAAATAAGAGTATGTACCTGGAGGTAGACATAGAAAAGGCTGACCATGAGCCCGATTACAGCCAAATGGATAGCCACCTGGAAGCAGAAGATCTATTACAGCTCATTCAGGAACTACCCACCGGATATAGAACGGTATTTAACCTTTATGCTGTTGAAGGCTACTCTCACAAAGAGATAGCAGATCAACTAGGCATTAGTGAAAACACTTCTAAATCACAGCTTAGCCGTGCTCGCTCTATGCTGCAAAAGCAACTGCTGGCAGCAGAACAAATGGTGAACAAAAAAATTAATGAGATATGA